GATTGCGGCATAAAATTCCCTGATGATGACATGCACGGGATAGATTTTATCCTGCCGGACTTTGATTTTGTAAAAAATAACAAGAACCTCATCAGAGCGCTGTTCCTGACACACGGGCACGAAGACCACATCGGCGCTATCCCGCATCTTCTGCGGGAAATAAATGTGCCGATATACGGGACAAGACTGACATTAGGGCTGCTTGAAGATAAACTTAAGGAAAGCAAACAGCTGAAGACCGCAAAATTGAACGTGGTAAAACCGCGTGATGTCATAAACATGGGGCCTTTCAAAGTTGAATTTCTCAGGGTATGCCACAGCATACCTGATTCAACTGCCCTGGCGATAAAGACGCCTGTCGGCACGGTCTTACATACCGGAGATTTTAAGATCGACCATACCCCCATTGATGGCCAGCAGCTTGATCTTGTAAGGTTCGGCGAGCTCGGCAAGGAAGGCGTGCTTCTTCTGATGAGCGATTCCACGAACGCGGATACCGCGGGATCAACTCCTTCCGAAAAAACCGTCGGAAAGACATTTGAAAAAGTCTTTAACGAAGCTCCGGGAAGGATAATAGTCGCTACTTTTGCATCGAGCATTCACCGGGTCCAGCAGGTGATCGATGCCGCGGCCAGGCACGGCAGGAAGGTGGCGATATCCGGTTTTTCTATGCAGAGAGTGGCAAATAAAGCCAAAGAACTGGGTTATTTGAAAGTACCCAAAGATATGCTTGTTAAACTTGATGATATACACAAGGCAAATCACAAGAATTTAGTCATTCTTACTACAGGCAGCCAGGGAGAGCCGATGGCCGCTCTTTCACGCATGGCAAAAGGGGAGCACAAGCAGGTTAAGATCCAGAAAGGCGACACTGTCGTGATCTCAGCCATACCTATCCCGGGCAATGAAAAGTCAGTCTATAATACGATAAATAAACTTTTCAGGTTCGGCGCGGAAGTCATCTATGAAGAGCGGCACGGGATCCACGTCTCCGGCCACGGCTGCCAGGAAGAGATGAAACTCATAATCAATCTTGTA
This sequence is a window from Candidatus Saganbacteria bacterium. Protein-coding genes within it:
- a CDS encoding ribonuclease J; this translates as MFKNFGKKHLEIIHLGGLAEIGKNMTAFKFGNNIILVDCGIKFPDDDMHGIDFILPDFDFVKNNKNLIRALFLTHGHEDHIGAIPHLLREINVPIYGTRLTLGLLEDKLKESKQLKTAKLNVVKPRDVINMGPFKVEFLRVCHSIPDSTALAIKTPVGTVLHTGDFKIDHTPIDGQQLDLVRFGELGKEGVLLLMSDSTNADTAGSTPSEKTVGKTFEKVFNEAPGRIIVATFASSIHRVQQVIDAAARHGRKVAISGFSMQRVANKAKELGYLKVPKDMLVKLDDIHKANHKNLVILTTGSQGEPMAALSRMAKGEHKQVKIQKGDTVVISAIPIPGNEKSVYNTINKLFRFGAEVIYEERHGIHVSGHGCQEEMKLIINLVRPQFFIPVHGEYRHMVAHAKIARESGIAPENIFINENGDILRLSRNKASRAGRIEIKEMLVDSTGAGGEGSQVLSDRRQLAENGVVIVNLIASKTDFRKITDIRIETKGFVFSKTHDEVIKRSKEMIDAAMRRHYKSRFRNIGSIRQEIQKELQKYYRKKINRLPVVIVMAEQV